The Erigeron canadensis isolate Cc75 chromosome 4, C_canadensis_v1, whole genome shotgun sequence genome window below encodes:
- the LOC122596434 gene encoding serine carboxypeptidase-like 1 isoform X1, producing the protein MQIISTMRPLSKYHPQKWNLFKKPSSQISPMLFFVYLLIVSLDVIESQFLVNTLPGFDGDLPFTLETGYIGVGEPDDVQLFYYFIESQGNPKEDPLMLWLTGGPGCSALSGLLFEIGPFTFDYAKSTLEKPILEINPYSWTKAASIIFLDQPAGSGFSYARSPHAYTTNDALSTKHAYSFLKKWLVDHPKFLNHALYLGGDSYMGIVLPMIVQEIYNGNKVKEEIKINLKGYILGNPLTDTSGNYNARIPFAHRMALLSDAIYKSANENCHGDYLNVAPNNGCCLHELIVLDKCIGHIYKPQILEPYCDTTNSLKSDLFRRALRAFDYTSVNILGLPQVQKQGCRDDNYIYSSAWANSRDVREALHISEEFSDIEWVRCNETLFFEYGEEAISYTHNVLSTVDYHRRFADKNCRALIYSGDHDMVVPY; encoded by the exons ATGTAATCGAGTCACAGTTTCTGGTTAATACACTGCCAGGATTCGATGGCGATCTTCCTTTCACACTTGAAACTGG TTACATTGGGGTAGGAGAACCGGATGATGTGCAGTTGTTTTACTACTTCATTGAGTCTCAAGGAAACCCGAAAGAGGACCCTCTCATGCTTTGGCTTACTGGAGGCCCGGGCTGTTCTGCTCTTTCCGGCCTTTTGTTTGAAATAG GCCCGTTCACTTTTGACTATGCAAAGTCCACTTTAGAGAAGCCGATACTTGAGATAAACCCTTATAGTTGGACAAAG GCAGCCAGCATAATATTTCTTGATCAACCTGCTGGCTCTGGATTCTCTTACGCAAGATCCCCCCATGCTTACACAACTAATGATGCACTGTCAACGAAGCACGCATACAGTTTTTTGAAGAAG TGGCTTGTGGATCATCCTAAATTCCTCAACCATGCCTTATATCTTGGCGGTGATTCCTACATGGGCATAGTTTTACCTATGATCGTTCAGGAAATATATAATG GTAacaaagttaaagaagaaataaaGATCAATCTCAAA GGGTACATACTTGGCAATCCTTTAACAGATACAAGTGGCAATTATAACGCAAGAATACCATTTGCTCACAGAATGGCACTCTTATCGGATGCAATCTATAAG TCGGCTAATGAAAATTGCCATGGTGATTACTTAAATGTGGCTCCCAACAATGGTTGTTGCCTTCATGAGCTTATAGTGCTAGATAAG TGCATTGGACACATTTACAAGCCACAAATTTTAGAGCCTTATTGTGACACTACAAATTCCTTGAAATCTGATCTCTTCAGAAGGGCGTTAAGAGCTtttgactacacctctgtcaatATTTTGGGGTTACCTCAAGTTCAGAAACAAGGGTGTCGG GATGACAACTATATATATTCCTCTGCATGGGCTAATAGCAGAGACGTGCGAGAAGCTCTTCACATTAGTGAG GAATTTAGTGATATTGAGTGGGTGCGATGCAATGAAACCTTGTTTTTCGAATATGGCGAGGAAGCCATATCTTATACGCATAATGTTTTGAGTACCGTTGATTATCATCGACGTTTTGCTGATAAAAATTGCCGCGCTCTTATATATAG TGGAGATCATGACATGGTTGTTCCATATTAG
- the LOC122596434 gene encoding serine carboxypeptidase-like 1 isoform X2, with translation MQIISTMRPLSKYHPQKWNLFKKPSSQISPMLFFVYLLIVSLDVIESQFLVNTLPGFDGDLPFTLETGYIGVGEPDDVQLFYYFIESQGNPKEDPLMLWLTGGPGCSALSGLLFEIGPFTFDYAKSTLEKPILEINPYSWTKAASIIFLDQPAGSGFSYARSPHAYTTNDALSTKHAYSFLKKWLVDHPKFLNHALYLGGDSYMGIVLPMIVQEIYNGNKVKEEIKINLKGYILGNPLTDTSGNYNARIPFAHRMALLSDAIYKSANENCHGDYLNVAPNNGCCLHELIVLDKCIGHIYKPQILEPYCDTTNSLKSDLFRRALRAFDYTSVNILGLPQVQKQGCRDDNYIYSSAWANSRDVREALHISEEFSDIEWVRCNETLFFEYGEEAISYTHNVLSTVDYHRRFADKNCRALIYRVHLSGFNH, from the exons ATGTAATCGAGTCACAGTTTCTGGTTAATACACTGCCAGGATTCGATGGCGATCTTCCTTTCACACTTGAAACTGG TTACATTGGGGTAGGAGAACCGGATGATGTGCAGTTGTTTTACTACTTCATTGAGTCTCAAGGAAACCCGAAAGAGGACCCTCTCATGCTTTGGCTTACTGGAGGCCCGGGCTGTTCTGCTCTTTCCGGCCTTTTGTTTGAAATAG GCCCGTTCACTTTTGACTATGCAAAGTCCACTTTAGAGAAGCCGATACTTGAGATAAACCCTTATAGTTGGACAAAG GCAGCCAGCATAATATTTCTTGATCAACCTGCTGGCTCTGGATTCTCTTACGCAAGATCCCCCCATGCTTACACAACTAATGATGCACTGTCAACGAAGCACGCATACAGTTTTTTGAAGAAG TGGCTTGTGGATCATCCTAAATTCCTCAACCATGCCTTATATCTTGGCGGTGATTCCTACATGGGCATAGTTTTACCTATGATCGTTCAGGAAATATATAATG GTAacaaagttaaagaagaaataaaGATCAATCTCAAA GGGTACATACTTGGCAATCCTTTAACAGATACAAGTGGCAATTATAACGCAAGAATACCATTTGCTCACAGAATGGCACTCTTATCGGATGCAATCTATAAG TCGGCTAATGAAAATTGCCATGGTGATTACTTAAATGTGGCTCCCAACAATGGTTGTTGCCTTCATGAGCTTATAGTGCTAGATAAG TGCATTGGACACATTTACAAGCCACAAATTTTAGAGCCTTATTGTGACACTACAAATTCCTTGAAATCTGATCTCTTCAGAAGGGCGTTAAGAGCTtttgactacacctctgtcaatATTTTGGGGTTACCTCAAGTTCAGAAACAAGGGTGTCGG GATGACAACTATATATATTCCTCTGCATGGGCTAATAGCAGAGACGTGCGAGAAGCTCTTCACATTAGTGAG GAATTTAGTGATATTGAGTGGGTGCGATGCAATGAAACCTTGTTTTTCGAATATGGCGAGGAAGCCATATCTTATACGCATAATGTTTTGAGTACCGTTGATTATCATCGACGTTTTGCTGATAAAAATTGCCGCGCTCTTATATATAG GGTACACTTAAGTGGATTCAATCACTAA
- the LOC122597458 gene encoding thymocyte nuclear protein 1, giving the protein MGKSEKNYWLIKTEPGKWSWEDQAKNKGISNWDGVKNHQAIKNLKSFRLNDLCFFYHSGTKSPQIVGVVTVIREWYEDDKGNGLVDVKAVGEMRRVVDLKKMKVELKIDKKDFGLFRQPRLSVVPVSEDVWDKILVLGNGYQGDGVCIDDDA; this is encoded by the coding sequence atggggAAATCAGAAAAAAACTATTGGCTAATAAAAACAGAACCAGGGAAATGGTCATGGGAAGACCAAGCAAAAAACAAAGGCATTTCAAATTGGGACGGAGTTAAAAACCACCAagcaatcaaaaacttaaaatccTTCCGTCTAAACGACCTTTGTTTCTTTTACCATTCGGGGACCAAGTCTCCCCAGATAGTCGGGGTCGTGACCGTTATTCGTGAATGGTACGAGGACGATAAAGGGAACGGGCTTGTCGATGTGAAAGCGGTCGGGGAGATGAGGAGAGTGGTTgatttgaagaaaatgaaagtgGAGTTGAAAATTGATAAAAAGGATTTTGGGTTGTTTAGACAACCCAGGTTGTCGGTTGTTCCGGTTAGCGAAGATGTTTGGGACAAGATTCTTGTTTTGGGTAATGGGTATCAAGGTGATGGTGTTTGTATAGATGATGATGCATAG